One Pseudoliparis swirei isolate HS2019 ecotype Mariana Trench chromosome 4, NWPU_hadal_v1, whole genome shotgun sequence genomic window carries:
- the jph3a gene encoding junctophilin-3, translated as MSTGGRFDFDDGGSYCGGWEQGKAHGRGVCTGPQGQGEYAGAWSHGFEVLGAYTWPSGNSYQGSWSQGKRHGVGVESKGRWEYRGEWTQGFKGRYGQLESAASGARYEGTWSNGLQDGYGTETYSDGGTYLGQWLGGMRHGYGVRQSVPYGMAAVILFPLRTSINSLRSEHSHGAPAAPEDGAAAATSPAASGDGGAAAGLAGSPVGRGGFALMAPSEAERQRKRKGRFRQSILSGLKLRRSESKSSLASQLSKQSSFCSEAGMSTVSSAASDIHSNASEGEHGGAPVDATVTELYNGEWRGDQRAGWGVSRRSDGLHYEGEWAGNKRHGYGCTTFADGTKEEGKYKQNALVSGKRKNLIPLRASKIREKVDRAAEAAQKAADIAKQKAEIAMSRMSHARGKAEAAEGVALKATEECRLARIAAKELSPSFHIYGNGLECQRPQHQSAKDKDREAVSTGTDSPELCTPDTTPPGATPDLSPLLGAPASPPRSPAAHRPRNACFMRQGAVDDHGAAEIQVLVEGRGSDPPRGGANNWSDAAYPDATPSLLEEQEGRVNGHEQAPNHKPREKPSANHKPREHASSYRAWEHNQKPAKQASSNHKSREYSSSNHKTRDHSSTNHKASDHASSNYKPQVHIVSNHKALEHNASNHKTSEHASSNHKAQDYISSNHSAKDHVSSSYGHRDHAHSNHHPKQHNDQRAEGVATLRWSPAHSRLAPRDEERTSDYTVDMRLQGPDSQAAPPPGPGPESPAPENGRLRARALRPVREGSVDSVQMLDSLTVGAELEEWPLHRDLTLSPPLKSQPIALEPEGEALKASAGSSSILVVMVILLNIGVAILFIHFFI; from the exons GGGCAAAGCCCATGGGCGAGGGGTGTGCACGGGGCCCCAGGGGCAGGGCGAGTACGCCGGCGCCTGGAGCCACGGCTTCGAGGTGCTGGGCGCGTACACGTGGCCCAGCGGCAACAGCTACCAGGGCAGTTGGTCGCAGGGCAAGCGGCACGGCGTCGGCGTGGAGAGCAAAGGCCGCTGGGAGTACCGGGGGGAGTGGACGCAGGGGTTCAAAGGTCGCTACGGGCAGCtggagagcgcggcgagcggcgccCGCTACGAGGGCACGTGGAGCAACGGGCTGCAGGACGGCTACGGCACGGAGACGTACTCCGACGGAG GAACCTACCTGGGCCAGTGGCTGGGCGGCATGCGTCACGGCTACGGCGTGCGGCAGAGCGTGCCGTACGGCATGGCGGCCGTCATCCTCTTCCCGCTGCGCACCTCCATAAACTCGCTCCGCTCCGAGCACAGCCACGGGGCGCCGGCCGCGCCGGAggacggcgccgccgccgccacctcgCCCGCTGCGTCCGGGGACGGGGGCGCGGCGGCCGGGCTGGCCGGGAGCCCCGTGGGCCGCGGCGGGTTCGCCCTCATGGCGCCCAGCGAAGCGGAGCGGCAGAGGAAGCGGAAAGGCCGCTTCCGCCAGTCCATCCTGAGCGGCCTGAAGCTGCGGCGCTCCGAGTCCAAGAGCTCGCTGGCCAGTCAGCTCAGCAAGCAGAGCTCCTTCTGCAGCGAGGCGGGCATGAGCACCGTCAGCTCCGCCGCGTCGGACATCCACTCCAACGCCAGCGAGGGCGAACACGGCGGCGCGCCCGTGGACGCCACCGTCACCGAGCTGTACAACGGCGAGTGGCGCGGCGACCAGCGCGCCGGCTGGGGGGTCAGCCGGCGCTCGGACGGCCTCCACTACGAAGGGGAGTGGGCGGGGAACAAGCGGCACGGCTACGGCTGCACCACCTTCGCCGACGGCACCAAGGAGGAGGGCAAGTACAAGCAGAACGCGCTGGTCAGCGGCAAGCGCAAGAACCTGATCCCGCTGAGGGCCAGCAAGATCCGGGAGAAGGTGGACCGCGCCGCCGAGGCCGCGCAGAAGGCCGCGGACATCGCCAAGCAGAAGGCCGAGATCGCCATGTCGAG GATGAGTCACGCCCGGGGGAAGGCCGAGGCCGCTGAAGGAGTCGCGCTGAAGGCCACGGAGGAATGTCGCCTGGCCCGCATCGCCGCCAAGGAGCTGTCGCCCTCCTTCCACATCTACGGGAACG GGCTCGAGTGTCAGCGGCCTCAGCATCAGTCGGCCAAGGACAAAGACCGCGAGGCCGTCTCCACGGGAACCGACAGTCCGGAGCTGTGCACGCCGGACACCACGCCGCCCGGCGCCACGCCCGACCTCAGCCCCCTGCTGGGCGCGCCCGCCTCGCCCCCCCGCAGCCCGGCCGCCCACCGGCCCAGAAACGCCTGTTTCATGCGCCAGGGCGCCGTGGACGACCACGGCGCCGCCGAGATCCAGGTGCTGGTGGAGGGGCGGGGCTCGGACCCGCcgaggggcggggccaacaaCTGGAGCGACGCCGCGTACCCGGACGCCACGCCCTCCctcctggaggagcaggaggggcgGGTCAACGGCCACGAGCAGGCGCCCAACCACAAACCCCGGGAGAAGCCCTCGGCCAATCACAAGCCGCGAGAGCACGCCTCCTCGTACAGGGCGTGGGAGCACAACCAAAAGCCCGCCAAGCAAGCCTCGTCCAATCACAAGTCCAGGGAGTACTCGTCCTCCAACCACAAAACACGGGACCACTCCTCCACCAATCACAAGGCCTCTGACCACGCCTCTTCCAACTACAAGCCGCAGGTGCACATTGTATCCAATCACAAGGCCTTGGAACACAACGCGTCCAATCACAAGACTTCTGAGCACGCTTCTTCCAATCACAAGGCCCAAGATTACATCTCGTCCAATCACAGCGCAAAGGACCACGTCTCTTCCAGCTACGGCCACCGGGACCACGCCCACTCCAACCACCACCCGAAGCAGCACAACGACCAGCGGGCGGAGGGCGTCGCCACCCTCAGGTGGAGCCCCGCCCACTCGCGCCTCGCGCCGCGGGACGAGGAGCGCACGAGCGACTACACGGTGGACATGAGGCTCCAGGGCCCGGACTCGCaggcggcgccgccgccggggcCGGGCCCCGAGTCCCCGGCCCCCGAGAACGGCCGCCTGCGGGCCCGGGCCCTGCGGCCCGTCAGAGAGGGGTCCGTGGACTCCGTGCAGATGCTGGACAGCCTGACTGTGGGGGCGGAGCTAGAGGAGTGGCCTCTGCACAGGGACCTCACGCTGTCCCCGCCCCTCAAGTCTCAGCCCATCGCCCTGGAGCCGGAGGGAGAGGCCCTCAAGGCGAGCGCA GGCTCCAGCTCCATCCTGGTGGTCATGGTGATTTTACTCAACATTGGAGTGGCCATTCTTTTCATTCACTTCTTTATTTAA